In Ailuropoda melanoleuca isolate Jingjing chromosome 11, ASM200744v2, whole genome shotgun sequence, a genomic segment contains:
- the MED28 gene encoding mediator of RNA polymerase II transcription subunit 28: MAAPLGGMFSGQPPGHPGDSRGQASLLQAAPGPPRTSNSTLVDELESSFEACFASLVSQDYVNGTDQEEIRTGVDQCIQKFLDIARQTECFFLQKRLQLSVQKPEQVIKEDVSELRNELQRKDALVQKHLTKLRHWQQVLEDINVQHKKPAEIPQGSLAYLEQASANIPAPMKQT; encoded by the exons ATGGCCGCTCCGCTGGGAGGTATGTTCTCCGGGCAGCCTCCTGGACACCCTGGGGACTCCAGAGGCCAAGCTTCGCTTCTTCAGGCCGCGCCAGGCCCTCCAAGAACTTCTAACAGTACATTGGTGGACGAATTGGAGTCATCTTTTGAG GCTTGCTTTGCTTCTCTTGTGAGTCAGGACTATGTCAATGGTACGGATCAGGAAGAGATTAGAACTG gtgtTGATCAGTGTATTCAGAAATTTCTGGATATTGCGAGACAGACGGAATGTTTTTTCCTACAAAAAAGATTGCAGTTATCTGTCCAGAAACCAGAGCAAGTTATCAAAGAG GATGTCTCAGAACTAAGGAATGAATTACAGCGGAAAGATGCTCTGGTCCAGAAGCACTTGACAAAACTGAGGCATTGGCAGCAGGTGCTGGAAGACATCAATGTGCAGCACAAAAAGCCAGCGGAAATCCCTCAGGGCTCCTTGGCCTACCTCGAGCAGGCCTCTGCTAACATCCCTGCACCAATGAAGCAGACCTGA